The window GCCCTCGGATCAGTACCCCGTTCCATTAAGGACCCGATAACATCTAATGAAGTCAATGTCTCGGGTTTTCTCAATATGTTGGTAGCAAGTCGCGATGCAGGAGTAAAACGATTTATCTACGCTGCCAGTTCCTCTACCTATGGCGACAGCAAATCGCTCCCCAAGGTAGAAGATGTAATTGGCAAGCCCTTGTCCCCTTATGCCATCACAAAATATGTGAACGAACTCTATGCCGATGTCTTCTCCAAAACCTACGGAATTGAAACCATCGGCTTACGCTACTTCAATGTGTTTGGCAGAAGACAAGATCCAAACGGAGCCTATGCTGCAGTGATACCTCTGTTTGTGAAGAAACTCATGAATCACGAGTCACCTGTAATTAATGGCGATGGGGAGTACAGTCGCGATTTCACCTATATCGATAATGTAATTCAGATGAACATCAGGGCAATGGAGACGACCAATCCAGAAGCAGTAAATACAGTATATAATACGGCGTATGGCGAGCGCACAACACTCAATCAATTGGTTGGATATCTCAAAGAGTACCTCTCGGAGTTAGACCCAGCAATAGCTAATGTTGAGATTAAACATGGTCCCAACCGTGCGGGCGATATACCTCACTCACTGGCTAATATCGACAAAGCTCGTAGATTGTTGGGTTACGATCCTGAGTTTTCTATGAAGCAAGGATTGAAAGAGGCTGTAAAGTGGTACTGGGAGAATCTTTAGATTTTATTTACACTCCTTTATCCACAACTATTCATTCACTATATGATTTGAAACTCACTCCGTTCGAACAGCAAATTAAACTTAACGTTCACTTCACAGAGTGGATCCTGAGAGAATAGCTGAGACTTCGAAAATCAATATCGAAATTATAGAAAACAAATTAAAATCAAATAGTTAAGCATAGCATAAGAACAAAGCAATATAAAACTCAATGGAAGATAAAGAATTATATTTCAATCCACGCATTTGCGTTATAGGCCTCGGATATGTAGGTTTACCCTTGGCTCGACTGATGAGCACCAAATTCAAAACAGTAGGATTCGATCTGAGTCAAGCTCGTGTGGATGAGTTGATGAGTGGTCGTGACAGTACCCTTGAGGTTGACGATCAATTGTTGCAAGAAGCCATTAAAAACGGATTTGTCTGCACTACAGACATAGAAGCCATCCGTGACTGCAACTTCTATATTGTGGCTGTACCCACTCCAGTGGATAAAAACAACAATCCCGATTTGCGACCCCTTTATGGAGCCAGTGAAACAGTGGGCAAGGTGATCTCAAAAGGGGACATTGTAGTATATGAATCTACCGTTTATCCGGGAGTTACCGAAGATGAATGTATACCGGTTGTAGAAAAAGTAAGCGGTTTGATCTATAACCAAGATTTTTATGCCGGATATAGCCCAGAGCGTATAAATCCGGGCGATAAAGAGCATACGGTTGAGAAAATATTAAAAGTTACTTCAGGCAGTACTCCCGAAGTAGGTAAAATAGTTGACAAGGTTTATGCATCTGTAATAACTGCAGGCACACACCTTGCACCAAGCATAAAAGTTGCTGAAGCAGCTAAGGTTATTGAGAATGCACAGCGCGACATCAATATTGCCTTTGTGAATGAGCTTGCCAAAATATTCAACAGAATGAACATCAACACGCAAGATGTACTTACAGCAGCAGGCACAAAATGGAACTTCCTTCCGTTTAAACCGGGTTTAGTGGGAGGTCACTGTATTGGAGTAGACCCATACTACCTTGCACAGGCAGCACAACGATTGGGTTACAATCCGGAGATCATTCTTTCCGGAAGACGCATGAACGACGGGATGGGAGAGTATGTGGCCGATCAGGTGATGAAGCTGATGCTCAAAAAAGGGATACAGGTGCTTGGCTCAAATGTATTGGTTTTAGGCTTTACCTTCAAGGAAAACTGTCCCGACGTGCGCAACACCAAGGTGATTGACATCATCAAAACGCTGGAAGAGTACAATGCCAACGTAACCATCTATGATCCCTGGGCCAATCCAGCCATTGCAAAACATGAATATGGCGTAGAGATACATAACGAATTGCCCGTAGGCTCCTATGACGCAATCATTCTTGCTGTTGCCCATGACGAATTTCAAAGGTTGGATACTGCAAAATTTACCAAGCACAATTGTGTAGTGTATGACGTAAAAGGGGTTCTTGATAAAAATGCAGATGGAAAGTTATAATTTTATTACTAATGTGATTCAGTATTTAAAAAATTAGATAAATAAAAGTGATGGCAATTCTTCCCATCGTATGTATAAGTAATCCTTTCTTGTATCTTACTTTTTGCGCTCTTTGAATAGTTGTTTTTTCATTTAGCCAGTTGAAGAATGATTCTATGGGTTACCTAACTTTTGAAACTACCGTAGAAAACAAGTCATTATAAGCTTTTTGGTATTGTCTCTACTGTTCGGATTACCCCTTGATTGCCTTGATGGAAGTGAACATTTCGATATGCTGTTTTTGTTTCCTGTCATAATTGAAGTATTCAAAATCGGAGTATATTTTGTCTCCAAAAATTATGATATCGGATATATAATCACCCCAAGCCTGTTAAAAAACAGTCAGATCGTTATCTTCGGCAGCAGTAAACATCAGAGATTCGGGAAAGGGGATTGTACCTTCCCTATGCAAAGTCAGTGCATAGAATAGTACTAATTCTTTGTTGAACAGCACCCTTTGGAGGTTATTTCATGGGCTACTGTTCCTTCCCGTACAAGTTATCACGGGCATGGAATCGACAAGGGATATACCCCTGTCACAATCATCCGGCATGAATGAAGATATCAATCTCCGGGATAATACCTTGAAGGCTTCGTCAAGACGGTTTAATCTGAGATTAAAAGTCTGATAAGGAGGTAATTTGGGAAACCAGGAGGGAAGATATTCCGATGCAAAGTTGTATATCTCCCTGATCTGGAAATATTTTTGACAATGTCCTGCAAACAGGTAGATAGTCATTATTTCCTGGTCGGTGAGAGCTGGATTCGAATTATTGCTGTATCTTTGACAGTAATATTTCAATTCCTGGTCGTTATAAATCACATATATACATATAAATCTGTATCAGTTTAAACTCTTTCTCGCTGGGAGTCATACTTGAAAAATAATGGAATCATTCTTCTAAGTTAATGATTTTCAGCGGATTGAACAAGCATTCAACACCTTTATTTTATTGATTTTAAATACTTTAACTATATAAACTTGCGAGCAGTTTCAACTACTGATTCGCATTACTATTATTAATTGAAACGTAAATAATATAATCCATTGGTCTCAACATTCAATTTGTGATCAACGATAGTAATGAGTAGTAGCTTAAAAAAACAAGCTGTTAGTGGTGTTTTTTGGACTTTTGCCCAACAATTTAGTGTGCAAATAATAAACTTTGTTGTACAGATTATTCTTGCACGACTTTTAATGCCTGAGATGTTTGGACTTATAGCCATGCTATCGGTATTTATCGCCATTGGACAGACATTGATGGATAGTGGTATGACTAGTTCACTTATCCGTACTAAAGACCCTGATCAGTTGGATTATTCAACTGTATTTATGACAAACATGCTCATAAGTGTAGCAGTCTATTTGCTTGTCTTTTTGATAGCATCTAATATTGCTGCATTTTATAACCAATCTATACTCAAGGACATTCTAAGGGTATATGCTCTCAGTTTCGTAATCCGTTCATTTGTAGCGGTACATGTAGCAAAGCTCACGAAAGAGATGAAATTCAAAACTCAAATGAAGTTGCAAATACCTTCCACTATTATAGCAGCTATTGTAGGAGTTACTATGGCTTACAAAGGTTTTGGAGTGTGGAGTTTAGTATGGCTTAACCTTACGCAGACTATCATTTTTACGATACAGAGTTGGATCTTCATACCATGGAAACCTTCACTGAAGTTTGATAAAGAGAAATTCAGACATCATTTTAATTTTGGATATAAAATGACTCTTTCAAGTTTAATAGATACGATATATAAAAATATATATAATATTATAATTGGAAAATTCTTCAGCCCAACTATAGCTGGATTTTATAATCAAGCTGACCATATAAGAAACCTACCAGTGA of the Petrimonas mucosa genome contains:
- a CDS encoding nucleotide sugar dehydrogenase, with protein sequence MEDKELYFNPRICVIGLGYVGLPLARLMSTKFKTVGFDLSQARVDELMSGRDSTLEVDDQLLQEAIKNGFVCTTDIEAIRDCNFYIVAVPTPVDKNNNPDLRPLYGASETVGKVISKGDIVVYESTVYPGVTEDECIPVVEKVSGLIYNQDFYAGYSPERINPGDKEHTVEKILKVTSGSTPEVGKIVDKVYASVITAGTHLAPSIKVAEAAKVIENAQRDINIAFVNELAKIFNRMNINTQDVLTAAGTKWNFLPFKPGLVGGHCIGVDPYYLAQAAQRLGYNPEIILSGRRMNDGMGEYVADQVMKLMLKKGIQVLGSNVLVLGFTFKENCPDVRNTKVIDIIKTLEEYNANVTIYDPWANPAIAKHEYGVEIHNELPVGSYDAIILAVAHDEFQRLDTAKFTKHNCVVYDVKGVLDKNADGKL
- a CDS encoding SDR family oxidoreductase, with the protein product MSKILVTGGAGFIGSNLTEALLELGHEVKVLDNFATGKIENLLPLLEKYKNRFSLQVGDIRNLDDCRVATEGIDFVFHEAALGSVPRSIKDPITSNEVNVSGFLNMLVASRDAGVKRFIYAASSSTYGDSKSLPKVEDVIGKPLSPYAITKYVNELYADVFSKTYGIETIGLRYFNVFGRRQDPNGAYAAVIPLFVKKLMNHESPVINGDGEYSRDFTYIDNVIQMNIRAMETTNPEAVNTVYNTAYGERTTLNQLVGYLKEYLSELDPAIANVEIKHGPNRAGDIPHSLANIDKARRLLGYDPEFSMKQGLKEAVKWYWENL
- a CDS encoding lipopolysaccharide biosynthesis protein; this translates as MSSSLKKQAVSGVFWTFAQQFSVQIINFVVQIILARLLMPEMFGLIAMLSVFIAIGQTLMDSGMTSSLIRTKDPDQLDYSTVFMTNMLISVAVYLLVFLIASNIAAFYNQSILKDILRVYALSFVIRSFVAVHVAKLTKEMKFKTQMKLQIPSTIIAAIVGVTMAYKGFGVWSLVWLNLTQTIIFTIQSWIFIPWKPSLKFDKEKFRHHFNFGYKMTLSSLIDTIYKNIYNIIIGKFFSPTIAGFYNQADHIRNLPVTQMASVLEKVTYPFFSNISKREQLKSAYKKVMRLSFFISVPLMMYLIVVAKDLFFVLFGEKWLPAVPYFQILAVASIIRPLHSYNLNILKVKNKSELFLKLEVLKKIIGIIAIVISMPFGITALVCSYTIAYYVMIIPSMHYSGREISYKMKEQLTDCFKIFLIGFFSAIAIYFVNRYLEYLNVIPILSLFILGLLYSFIYILLILFFEKEIILIIKSIIIDFQKN